A single Kitasatospora sp. NBC_00374 DNA region contains:
- a CDS encoding SNF2-related protein → MTSRPPLAAPALPASRAQERALLERLSAKEFTRALAAAAAVGHGVEGLCAEAVRRIESGELPVRDLRTVLLEINGSGWQPARAAVLRRLQAQPELAPSLLSVHTQIAGLPSAQPVEAPLGLATEPGHRCAMTLALPSGPVSGPERTAETKKTARQLASTALLAHLAGLRVDEYQDDTPVSEPPVAGTPGPFIPSPSRISDSADGHDWDGLSADRFSDALRGALHSATPPTGLAQALVQRADAGHIGPRDWLALLQRPATPAWAPLQDVALDAAGRVPGLAAGIVNLLRQAEQAPPVEFDAQRRGPDHHPEHTVTASLQLRRGRVTGRPGVGRSKRLAVDAALVSLLAAVAGLSGPEVHILATADGGEVAPEPVATVVPLPRGPLPAGSEPAGWQGPRAAVAWAVAQGCALTTAPGRPGRLVLYRPDGHAVSAAPPPFPAETATVELVLACERGAVRAAQVSGWSVPLDILLPVLLAPELTAHRSVVGWAAVVDFAVRVVADGAVHPAIDPGGRDVWRPVPSEAFEAALTAVAAALPPEAHAALTVGEPLCVRDAAGAAADVAAQVVELLVRGPGVALLHGEGAFASPPAVQAPGVRAWADGIERDLDHRPEPVVVLTVGVPESTAVGEMLLPVRIGTGQQGTVLGEWQQRPLRRVLRRAAAVWKPLERAAFADAVDGFSLSVQEAGELVGADLAGRLGEAGVRIGWPGALVGGLASHTVIGTGSAGPDGRGLSMEALLDWRWQVTLDGVDLREDEMDLLAEAHRPLVRLRDRWLLVDPVTLARVRHRVLEQLPTRQALTSALAGVLTVGGELVPCRPAGGLALVVEALRAGERGRQPVAVPTGLKANLRPYQQRGLEWLAGMTALRLCPVLADDMGLGKTVQTLAFILHRRLATAGAVLVVSTTSMLDQWQRETAKFAPSLTVVRHHGAGRRLPEVLAPGTVVLTSYGTLARDAAVFAARPWDLVVADEAHLIAGSDGLAARAIRSLTSEDRLALTGTPVNNRSVELWRLLDWLNPGLFGTLSTFQRLIGRHTDRDADSEQARLLRRLTGPFVLRRLKTDPEIAADLPEKIRTLHRVELSTEQAALYEALVRETLDDLSTRPRRARPGRVLALLHSLRTIVNDPALYLGEEPEKAAADIPRARERSAKLDELLRIADAARRGGEQMLVCVNYVQIGHVLAACLTAAGHGAAFFHGGLAAKERAHLVQEFQAGRLPVLVLSVKAGGTGLTLTAATQVVHYDSPWTNSALEQASDRAYRIGQTRTVHVRRLLATGTVEERIDRLVTHKGDLANAVVPSGEMDLAHLDDQALSALVSLGSR, encoded by the coding sequence GTGACCTCTCGCCCGCCCCTGGCCGCACCTGCCCTTCCCGCCAGTCGCGCCCAGGAGCGGGCCCTGCTGGAACGCCTCAGTGCGAAGGAGTTCACCAGAGCGTTGGCCGCTGCGGCTGCAGTCGGCCACGGTGTCGAGGGGCTGTGCGCGGAGGCGGTGCGCCGCATCGAGTCGGGTGAGCTGCCGGTGCGCGACTTGCGGACGGTGCTGCTGGAGATCAACGGATCAGGTTGGCAGCCGGCTCGGGCAGCTGTGCTGCGGCGCCTTCAGGCTCAGCCCGAACTGGCGCCTTCGCTGCTCTCGGTCCACACCCAGATCGCTGGTCTTCCATCAGCGCAGCCGGTCGAGGCCCCGCTTGGCCTGGCCACGGAACCTGGGCACCGGTGCGCGATGACCCTCGCCCTTCCGTCGGGCCCGGTATCCGGCCCGGAGCGAACGGCAGAGACAAAGAAGACGGCACGGCAGCTTGCCTCCACCGCGCTGCTCGCCCATCTGGCGGGTCTGCGCGTTGACGAGTACCAGGACGACACGCCGGTCTCGGAGCCTCCCGTAGCCGGTACTCCCGGACCGTTCATCCCCTCCCCCTCTCGGATCTCGGACAGCGCCGATGGGCACGACTGGGACGGCCTCTCCGCGGACCGCTTCTCCGACGCCCTGCGCGGTGCACTCCACTCGGCCACTCCCCCGACCGGGCTGGCGCAGGCACTCGTCCAGCGGGCCGACGCGGGGCACATCGGCCCCCGCGACTGGTTGGCCCTGCTGCAGCGCCCCGCCACCCCCGCGTGGGCACCACTCCAGGACGTCGCCCTGGACGCAGCTGGCCGGGTGCCGGGACTGGCGGCCGGCATCGTGAACCTGCTGCGTCAGGCCGAGCAGGCCCCGCCGGTCGAGTTCGATGCTCAGCGGCGGGGTCCTGATCACCACCCCGAGCACACCGTCACCGCGTCGCTGCAGCTGCGGCGAGGCAGGGTGACCGGCCGGCCGGGTGTCGGCCGGTCCAAGCGCCTGGCGGTGGACGCCGCGCTCGTGTCGCTGCTCGCCGCAGTGGCGGGCCTTTCGGGGCCGGAGGTCCACATCCTCGCCACCGCCGACGGCGGGGAGGTGGCACCGGAGCCCGTGGCGACGGTGGTGCCGCTGCCGCGCGGCCCGCTACCTGCTGGGTCCGAGCCCGCCGGGTGGCAGGGCCCGCGAGCGGCGGTGGCGTGGGCGGTGGCGCAGGGATGCGCGTTGACGACGGCGCCGGGTCGGCCCGGCCGACTGGTGCTCTACCGGCCCGACGGGCACGCGGTCAGTGCGGCCCCACCGCCGTTTCCGGCGGAAACGGCAACCGTGGAGCTGGTCCTCGCTTGCGAGCGCGGGGCTGTGCGGGCGGCCCAGGTGTCCGGCTGGTCGGTGCCCTTGGACATCCTGCTGCCTGTCCTGCTGGCTCCCGAGCTGACCGCGCACCGATCGGTGGTCGGGTGGGCGGCCGTGGTCGACTTCGCGGTGCGGGTCGTCGCGGACGGGGCGGTCCACCCCGCGATCGACCCGGGGGGCCGGGACGTGTGGCGGCCGGTGCCGAGCGAGGCCTTCGAAGCCGCGCTGACAGCGGTCGCGGCTGCGTTGCCACCCGAGGCCCATGCCGCTCTGACCGTTGGCGAGCCGCTGTGCGTGCGGGACGCGGCCGGCGCAGCCGCAGATGTCGCCGCCCAGGTCGTGGAGTTGCTGGTGCGCGGCCCCGGTGTGGCACTCCTGCACGGCGAGGGGGCGTTCGCCTCGCCGCCTGCGGTGCAGGCCCCGGGGGTGCGGGCGTGGGCGGACGGGATCGAGCGGGACCTGGACCACCGGCCGGAGCCGGTCGTGGTGCTGACGGTCGGCGTCCCGGAGAGCACGGCAGTGGGGGAGATGCTGCTGCCCGTCCGGATCGGCACCGGCCAGCAAGGCACGGTGCTGGGGGAGTGGCAGCAGCGGCCGCTGCGCCGGGTCCTTCGGCGTGCGGCCGCGGTGTGGAAGCCGCTGGAGCGCGCGGCCTTCGCGGATGCGGTGGACGGGTTCTCGTTGAGCGTGCAGGAGGCGGGGGAGCTGGTCGGTGCGGATCTCGCCGGGCGCCTCGGCGAGGCAGGGGTGCGGATCGGCTGGCCGGGGGCACTGGTCGGAGGGCTGGCCAGCCACACCGTGATCGGAACGGGCTCGGCGGGTCCCGATGGCCGGGGTCTGAGCATGGAGGCCCTGCTGGACTGGCGGTGGCAGGTCACCTTGGACGGTGTGGACCTCCGCGAGGACGAGATGGATCTGCTGGCCGAGGCACACCGCCCGTTGGTCCGTCTTCGGGACCGGTGGCTGCTGGTCGACCCGGTGACCCTGGCTCGGGTCCGGCACCGGGTGCTGGAGCAGCTGCCGACCCGCCAGGCGCTGACCTCCGCGCTGGCGGGGGTCCTCACCGTCGGGGGCGAGCTGGTGCCGTGCCGGCCCGCGGGCGGGCTGGCCCTGGTGGTCGAGGCTCTGCGCGCCGGCGAACGCGGCCGCCAGCCGGTCGCCGTCCCGACCGGGTTGAAGGCGAACCTGCGGCCCTACCAGCAGCGCGGCTTGGAGTGGCTGGCGGGCATGACGGCGCTGCGGCTGTGCCCGGTGCTCGCCGACGACATGGGCCTGGGCAAGACAGTGCAGACCCTGGCATTCATCCTGCACCGCCGCCTGGCCACAGCCGGGGCTGTGCTGGTCGTCTCCACCACGTCGATGCTCGATCAGTGGCAGCGCGAGACCGCGAAGTTCGCCCCCTCCCTCACGGTGGTGCGCCACCACGGCGCCGGACGCCGACTCCCCGAGGTGCTGGCCCCCGGCACGGTGGTCCTCACCTCCTACGGCACGCTCGCCCGGGACGCCGCCGTGTTCGCCGCCCGGCCCTGGGACCTGGTCGTCGCGGACGAAGCGCACCTGATCGCGGGCAGCGACGGCCTGGCCGCCAGGGCGATCCGCTCGCTCACGTCCGAGGACCGGCTGGCGTTGACCGGTACTCCGGTCAACAACCGCTCCGTCGAACTTTGGCGACTCCTGGACTGGCTCAACCCCGGCCTGTTCGGCACCTTGAGCACCTTCCAGCGGCTCATCGGCCGCCACACCGACCGCGATGCCGACAGCGAGCAGGCCCGGCTGCTGCGCCGCCTGACCGGACCGTTCGTCCTGCGCCGGCTGAAGACGGACCCGGAGATCGCAGCAGATCTCCCCGAGAAGATCCGCACGCTGCACCGGGTGGAGCTGTCGACCGAGCAGGCCGCGCTCTACGAGGCACTGGTCCGCGAAACGCTGGACGACCTCAGCACGCGGCCTCGCCGCGCCCGCCCGGGCCGCGTCCTGGCCCTTCTGCACTCGCTGCGCACCATCGTCAACGACCCCGCGCTCTACCTGGGGGAGGAGCCCGAGAAGGCGGCGGCCGACATTCCGCGCGCACGGGAGCGCTCGGCCAAGCTGGACGAGTTGCTGCGGATCGCCGATGCGGCGCGACGCGGCGGCGAGCAGATGCTGGTGTGCGTCAACTACGTGCAGATCGGGCACGTGTTGGCCGCCTGCCTGACAGCCGCCGGGCACGGGGCGGCGTTCTTTCACGGTGGCCTGGCCGCGAAGGAGCGAGCACACCTGGTGCAGGAGTTCCAGGCGGGTCGGCTGCCCGTGCTGGTGCTGTCGGTCAAGGCCGGAGGGACCGGGCTGACGCTGACCGCCGCGACGCAGGTCGTCCACTACGACTCACCGTGGACCAATAGCGCGCTGGAGCAGGCATCGGACCGGGCCTACCGGATCGGGCAGACCAGGACCGTCCACGTCCGCCGACTCTTGGCCACCGGCACGGTGGAGGAGCGCATCGACCGGTTGGTCACCCACAAGGGCGACCTGGCCAACGCCGTCGTCCCGTCAGGGGAGATGGACCTCGCACACCTCGACGACCAGGCCCTGTCCGCCCTCGTCTCACTCGGGAGCCGCTGA
- a CDS encoding plasmid partition protein: MLIANVSPRTGGKTTDSGLLARALRTTKSKTAPNGRLVKGFDADHSKQFWQWAQTAEFDFPVDALASARFHREYELASDVIGVVDCGHTENHPDITDSVLRVADLVILHMAPTSGDFERIVEPVDKTTIADMIKRCAPLREDGTPPPAVVLMNRTVANASSVKNYRKEMTAEGWDVLTATIPRNEKLAQAIGFPLPERMTGPFAGFEAVVLELEQRGILS, encoded by the coding sequence ATGCTCATCGCCAACGTCTCCCCCAGAACCGGCGGCAAGACAACCGATTCGGGACTCCTCGCGCGCGCTCTCAGGACGACAAAGTCGAAGACGGCCCCCAATGGGCGGTTGGTCAAAGGCTTCGACGCCGATCACTCCAAGCAGTTCTGGCAGTGGGCGCAGACCGCCGAGTTCGACTTCCCTGTTGACGCCCTGGCCTCCGCGCGGTTCCACCGTGAGTACGAGCTGGCCAGCGATGTGATCGGGGTCGTTGACTGCGGCCACACCGAGAACCACCCCGACATCACCGACTCGGTGCTCCGCGTGGCAGATCTTGTCATCCTGCACATGGCGCCCACGTCAGGCGACTTCGAGCGGATCGTCGAGCCGGTCGACAAGACCACCATCGCGGACATGATCAAGCGGTGCGCTCCGCTTCGGGAAGACGGAACACCCCCGCCGGCAGTCGTCCTCATGAACCGGACCGTCGCCAACGCCTCCTCGGTCAAGAACTACCGCAAGGAGATGACGGCCGAGGGCTGGGACGTCCTCACGGCCACCATCCCGAGGAACGAGAAGCTGGCGCAGGCCATCGGATTCCCCCTGCCGGAGCGTATGACTGGGCCCTTCGCGGGGTTCGAGGCGGTCGTGCTGGAGCTGGAGCAGAGGGGAATCCTGTCGTGA
- a CDS encoding A24 family peptidase has protein sequence MPHSPAVVVVALLLAAAVGALVLRPAAFAFTRPEGTPVPEVGCPDCGSRLLGRGAVPGAYRVLVLRRCCVACRSSGPGGMRRLGPPPLVPEVLAAAGTAAMLAGGASGVVLVVQLWLVAVGVVLLITDFAEHRLPNRLTALAAGGVGVLLLGAALTGSGWGALVRAVVAAVAVGGWFFVLALFGQGLGDAKLAPSYAALLGWQSWIGPFYGLLLACALGVAQWVVMKVAFGATRKTELALGPALVVGTLSVSALLG, from the coding sequence ATGCCCCACTCCCCCGCCGTGGTCGTCGTCGCCCTGCTGCTGGCCGCAGCCGTCGGTGCCCTCGTTCTGCGTCCGGCGGCGTTCGCCTTCACCCGCCCTGAGGGCACGCCCGTGCCCGAGGTCGGCTGCCCCGACTGCGGCAGCCGCCTGCTGGGCCGCGGTGCCGTTCCCGGGGCATACCGGGTCCTGGTGCTGCGCAGGTGCTGTGTCGCCTGCCGGTCGAGCGGCCCGGGGGGCATGCGGCGGCTTGGTCCGCCGCCGCTGGTGCCCGAGGTCCTGGCGGCTGCCGGTACCGCCGCGATGCTGGCCGGCGGGGCCAGCGGCGTGGTCCTGGTGGTCCAGCTATGGCTGGTCGCCGTCGGGGTGGTGCTGTTGATCACGGACTTCGCGGAGCACCGGCTGCCCAACCGGCTGACCGCGCTGGCGGCCGGTGGAGTCGGGGTGCTGCTTCTGGGGGCGGCGCTCACGGGGAGCGGCTGGGGGGCGTTGGTTCGCGCGGTGGTGGCGGCCGTCGCGGTCGGCGGCTGGTTCTTCGTGCTGGCGTTGTTCGGCCAAGGCCTCGGAGACGCGAAACTGGCTCCCTCCTACGCCGCCCTCCTGGGGTGGCAGAGCTGGATCGGCCCGTTCTACGGCCTGCTCCTGGCCTGCGCGCTGGGGGTGGCCCAGTGGGTCGTGATGAAGGTGGCGTTCGGCGCGACGAGGAAGACCGAGCTCGCGCTCGGCCCTGCCCTTGTCGTTGGGACGCTGTCCGTGTCAGCCCTGCTCGGCTGA
- a CDS encoding DUF2637 domain-containing protein, with the protein MTRPVLRPVHWWLIGFVAVGAVFIAAIGLGGSYLAVRDVAFRKGMGAFAQIFPIGVDAGILVLLTLDLVLTWLRIPFPLVRPTAWLLTVATIAFNAAASWPDPLGVGMHAVIPVLFIIISEAARHAVARLAQLSSDRSIEKIRLMRWVLAPGQTWRLWRRMHLWEIRSVGEAIRGEQARLTYKVLIEDSKPRKRRKAKGLPAAAYLPLQLADLGVPMEVTYESGLAAAGVDTELLSRLLAHNERAARAGTAASPEAPVSAQPQPAGIAQRKALAQNTDDTLAQDDLAQSGAAQSAELEIAQPAAAQSEVTYPQVNGDDQGIAQSEATPAGLLTDIAHFPDPRAADAGLLRMDSARDEGAWAATQSENLQSAADDDDDDDFDSEDPEPRDMVTSSVTGQQSTPLRIPKGWEPGFEAFVKTFGRHPEQWTELPEWLHLKGFKSNKAKTGPVSPESVRRYYPHLVERYPVPAESSQPSLVGLEDSLV; encoded by the coding sequence GTGACCCGACCCGTCCTGCGACCGGTCCACTGGTGGCTGATCGGCTTCGTCGCCGTCGGCGCGGTCTTCATCGCCGCGATCGGCCTCGGCGGGTCCTACCTCGCCGTACGGGACGTGGCCTTCCGCAAGGGCATGGGCGCCTTCGCGCAGATCTTCCCCATCGGAGTCGACGCCGGGATCCTCGTCCTCCTGACCCTCGACCTCGTTCTCACCTGGCTGCGCATCCCCTTCCCGCTCGTCCGCCCCACCGCGTGGCTACTCACGGTCGCCACCATCGCCTTCAACGCGGCCGCGTCCTGGCCGGACCCGCTCGGCGTGGGCATGCACGCGGTGATCCCGGTCCTCTTCATCATCATCTCGGAAGCCGCCCGCCACGCTGTCGCGCGGCTGGCGCAGCTCAGCTCCGACCGGTCGATCGAGAAGATCCGCCTGATGCGGTGGGTGCTGGCACCCGGGCAGACCTGGCGGCTGTGGCGGCGCATGCACCTCTGGGAGATCCGCAGCGTCGGCGAGGCGATCCGCGGCGAGCAGGCCCGCCTGACCTACAAGGTCCTCATCGAGGACTCGAAGCCGCGTAAGCGCCGCAAGGCCAAGGGTCTGCCGGCCGCGGCCTACCTGCCGCTGCAGCTCGCAGACCTCGGCGTGCCCATGGAAGTCACCTACGAGTCCGGCCTGGCCGCCGCCGGCGTCGACACCGAGCTGCTCAGCCGCCTCCTCGCCCACAACGAGCGGGCCGCCCGCGCCGGCACCGCAGCCAGCCCCGAAGCCCCGGTCTCTGCGCAGCCCCAGCCCGCCGGGATTGCGCAGCGCAAGGCCCTTGCGCAGAACACCGACGACACGCTTGCGCAGGACGATCTTGCGCAGAGTGGCGCTGCGCAGTCGGCCGAACTGGAGATTGCGCAGCCCGCCGCCGCGCAATCGGAAGTGACGTATCCGCAGGTCAATGGCGATGACCAGGGGATTGCGCAGAGCGAGGCGACACCAGCTGGCCTGCTGACCGACATTGCGCACTTCCCTGACCCCCGCGCCGCTGATGCAGGTCTTCTGCGCATGGACTCTGCGCGGGACGAAGGTGCTTGGGCCGCCACGCAGAGCGAGAACCTGCAGTCGGCGGCCGACGATGACGACGATGACGACTTCGACAGCGAGGATCCCGAGCCGAGGGACATGGTGACGAGTTCAGTCACCGGCCAGCAGAGCACCCCGCTGCGAATCCCGAAGGGATGGGAGCCGGGCTTTGAGGCGTTCGTCAAGACGTTCGGTAGGCATCCCGAGCAGTGGACGGAACTGCCTGAGTGGCTCCACCTCAAGGGATTCAAGAGCAACAAGGCAAAGACAGGTCCGGTCAGCCCGGAATCCGTCCGTCGCTACTACCCTCACCTGGTCGAGCGGTACCCGGTGCCGGCCGAGTCGAGCCAGCCGAGCCTGGTCGGCCTGGAGGATTCGCTCGTGTGA